The Anopheles moucheti chromosome 3, idAnoMoucSN_F20_07, whole genome shotgun sequence genome contains the following window.
ACATCCTGCTCGGCGTTTCGCCACTTCAACAGCACCGTCAGCTGTTCCTGCGTTTCCGGACGTACATTGTACACTTCGAAcctgcaaacaaaaccaaaatcacAAACCACAGCTTTCCCTCGGACACTTCACGGAAATCATCTTCAAATCGCACTCACTCATGATAGGAACCGGCTTTGGCGAATGCCAAGGCCAGCAAGCAAGCGGTCACCACGGCAAGCGGCTTCATTCTGTTCACAACCACAGCCAATCGTCAACTGACTGGATCGATCCGTCCGACATATCGGGCACGGTGCGGATCGCCAATCGGGTCGTTTCGATTCGTACcgaatggggtttttttcgcCCTATTCGTTAGCTTATCTCCGGACAATCATTATCTTTCGCCGTCACCGTTCGTTCTGTGCCGTGAAGTTGTGCCAGACGTGCCGTGTCTCAGTCTAACATATCAACGGTCAGAAGAGCTCCCATACCCTACACGAAATCATTTCTTTCCAGCTACCGGCCAGTGTAGGATCAATATTGACCATCCCAGTCGGAACTCGTCAGCAAATTGGTCACATTTATCTAGATTCAGCGTTATCGGAaacagtgttgtttttttttcgtccacttggttttttttttgcacgagCATCGCCTGTATACGAGCATCTCTCTGGGTTTATTTATGACGATATTCAAATTCGATAGCGATTACGTGTGCGGAATGTATATTGCTGGATGGAAACGTTGCGTTGCGTGCTTTAGGGAAGCTTGCTAATCTTCTGACTGCCGGCGTGCTGGCCAAACACCTTGAACATCTCGAACGTTTCCGCCGCAATCGTTTGGATTTGGTCCGTTTCGATGATGAATCCGTAGCCACGGTTACCGCAGGACAGCTCCAGCGTGTACGCATACTCAACACCGTACGCACCGTAGATGAAGTCATCGCTACCGGTCGCCAAGTACAGCATGCCGGATGCCTGTCCGACAAGGTACTCCGGTCCGCCGACCTTCTGCACCGCTTCGGCCGCCTGCAGTCCCAGCGCGTAAAGATCTGCCGCATTCGGGACCGGCTTGTAGGCGTATCCGTTCGGGTACAGAATGTAATCGCCACAGCTGTGCACGGAAAGGTACATCTTGATACTGCGTGCGAACTGAGATATCAGCAGCATCAGTGCCTGGGTTTCGATCTCCGAACCGGGCGTTTTGCCGGCAAATCCATCCGTGCAGGACTGTGAACGGAGAGTGGAACAATTTACAGACGGTTTAGAAGCGTTCTTGgggcattttaatttttacttACATGCGATGTGTAACTCCAGCGGTATGGGAAGTTGCGGTTAATATCCGTTCCCTCGCAGAGAATGTTGTCCGCATTGCGATTCTTGCGCCACAGTCGgttcttgaagaaaaaagtaaAGGGAAGTATGACAATTAGTGCCCTTAGCAGATTAATTAgttcaaaattgtttcaattcgTGCGAAACTCCAATAAACAGAGATATCTCAAGGTTTTGTTCAACTCCTCAATAACTCCAAGGTTAAAGCGAACTTCTTCTTACCGTCTCGTATGAGTACACGTATCCATCCGGGTTCATCACTGGCACAATGATCCAATCCGTAAAATACAGCAGACTATCGTGCTCCTCCGCATTCTCAACCAGCTGATGGATCAGATATACCGCCGACATATGCGAAGCCCATTCACGGGCATGTATACCCGCGTCAACCAACACCACTGGCCGCGTATGATTGATTTGTCCATCCCTCGAGATAGTCATCGCCTGGATCGAGCGGTTCTCGTACGTCTGGCCGATCGTCATTACGCGCACCAGATTCGGGTACGTCTTCTCCAACCGATCCATATAGCTATAGATCTCGTCCAGCGTCCAGAAATGCTCGAAATCGATAGCATCCTCCTCGATGTCGGCGTCGGTGTCGGTTGGCGTTTGCGGCACCTTCTGGGGACGTCTGCGCTTGCCCAGATTGTGCAGATTGCGCTGCTCCTGTTCGTGCTCCAGCAACGACTGTACATTCTCCTCCACCAGCTCGGACTCGAGCTCAACTTCATCCAGCATCGTCTCGAAGTATGTCTGCAGCTCTGGGTTGATCATGACCGTGACGCTCTCGTTGAGCGTACCGTAGCTCCAGAAGTCTAGCTGTCCATTGGCGTACCAGTCGTGCAGCTCTTCTGCTTGCTCGTCATCCTCCACGTACAATGTGTATAGTTTATAACTTCACACagttaaaaatgaaacaaatagaaTTAAGCTCCATACGGCTGAAAACCGCTCGAATCGATACGTACTTGTCGAATTTTTGATATTCCGCCCGGCAGACGATGCTGGCGGagaacagcagcaccaccaacgTGAGCAGCTTCATTCTGGCAATGTTCCGGAGACGACTGACGCCGTTACGCTTCGCCCACAGACATATAAATTGACCAGATAACGGTCCCTCGCAGATGCAAACGATGCGATTTGACACAAAAATTTCGTACAACTGATCACATTTAACTAATTGCGATCGACGATAGTATCAGGAAGTTGTCTGCAGGCGTGCGCCTGATTGTcgataaaacatttaatgTAGATAAATAGCAACCCAATTATCATAACGCACCATATCTGGTTGGGAaattttcgttgttgtttgttttcggagAAATAAGAACGCTTTCCATTACCCTTCCTGCGCTACAGAACATTTAATCGTGCTAAAACATCAACCATGGTACCGGCTAGGCATTGTTCACCATGGTACGGAAGATCTGGAAGGTTTGGGTGGCGACGGCCGAAATTTGCGAAGCGGGTAGATCGAATCCTTGGCTGCCACCGCCGGTCAGCTCGAGCGTGTAAGCGAACCGAGCACCGATGGCACCGGCCGCATAATCGTCACTGCATCCGTTGGCCGTGTAGAGAATTTCGGCACTGTTACCAACGACGTACCGGGGTCCACCGACGGCAGTGACCGCATCACGAGCCTGCTCGCCGAGTGCGATATGGGCGGCCTGGTTCGTTACCGGGATGAAGGGCCACGCATAACCGTACGGATACAGGATCATGTCACCGTAGGTGTGTACCGCCAGATACAGGGCGATGTTTGATCCGTATCGCTGCATAACGCGGTTCAGCGCTTGGGTTTCCAACTCCGAAAATGCGGATTCTCCAGCGTATGAGTCAGAGCAGGCCTGTGTGGGAATAATGGGAACAATTAGAAATTTGGCTTCAGCAACATCTCTGCCACATGCTTACATTGCTGCTGAAAACCCACTCGTAGTCCCAGTTGCGGTTCAGATCAATACCGGTACAGAGGATCGTGGCCGGGAAGCGGTTCTTGCGCCACATGCGGTTGTCCGTGTGCGAGAACTCATACCCATCCGGGTTGGCGACGGGAATGATAACATAGTCCTTGTTCAGCATGTCTGCGTAACTGCCCGAGTGCTCAACCAGCTCGTGAATCAAGTAAACCACCGACATTATAGCGGCCCACTCActgcaacacaaacaaaaacatggaaaTCGTTAAACTCTTTCGTTTAAAGCTGATCCAGAAGTCTAGCGTACCGTGCATGAATGCCACCATCAATAAACACAACCGGCTTCGAACCAGCCACTCCATTGTTGGTCGAGATCGTAATGGACTTGATCGGGCGTCCCAGGTGAGTAGTACCGATCGTTTCGACAGTGACCAGATTCGGGTACGTCTGGGCGAGCTCGTCCAAGTACGCATTAATTTCAGCGTTCGTCCAGAAGTGCTCAAAATCGACCGTAGCACGTCCCGAGGCAGCCTTGCGCCGGCGGTACTCCTGATCGTATTTGCGCTCCGCCTCGATCGTACTGTTAGGTGATACAAAACGTACTGCTTATCCTTGCAGAACCATTCGCTGGAGTTGCCACCAGAACTTACGCTTCCACATCCTCAATAATGCGCTCGTAGCTGAACCGGTGCACGCTGAGGAATCGCTCGAACGCTTCCTGCAGGCTCGGATGAACCATCACACGGTACCCGGCACGATCCCAGAAATCGACACCCTTGATGTCTTGCCACTGCTTCAGAATAGTATGCTTTTCCACACTGTCCACATTGATGCTGAAGACTTTGTAGCTGTAATGTGAGGTAGGTCCAAAAGGAAGTTTAATCATTGCAGCCACACACTTCACACGCACCTTGCATGAGTCCTTTTTTTAAGCAAAAGTCACCCAAACTCACTCGCGGTAAGACACCTGTTCGGCAAAGCTGTTCTGGCCGAACACTGCCAGAGccagcaacacaacaacagcacagtAGCACTTCATTCTGCACAACCGGGTCTCAACCTTCACAAACAGTACAGAGATGAAGGCAAACGACCAGGAGCTACCGAATTTATACCTTCTGCTATCGATCGACTAATCTCCATGCTTAACCAATAACTATGACGTGCAACGAATAACCAAAAATCCCAACCACCTAATGGCAGCTTAAAGATAGCCAAAAGAAATCTTTGTCATGCCGATATTCCGCCCAGATTGGATCATGCACGATTAGATAACGAACGTTTCGTGCATGTCAAATTTTAGGTTCAAAGCTCGGACACGTACATGCCTACTAGATTTCTACAATATTTCATTCACCCATCGCATTACGTACCGATAAGTTTCCACTTAAAACCCAAATCAATCAAGTATTAATCCAAGAACTGGAACTGATTACTGGTTAACTCTCCCAACCAAACGGTGCTTAAAGGTTTCCTCAATATTTACTGGTCCGTGATAATAGTCTGTCCGACGGTAAGAAAATCTGCGATGCAACAACATCTTATCGGAATGAGCAAGATATGATCTTTCATGCAATTTTCGTGACGGAGCTGGACAAGAAGACGTTCATTGCTTTAATTTGTTTCCCGGATTCTACAGACTCCAGAGAAAAACAATATCAGGTATATCTGATATGGTTCCCCTTGTATACGCAGGGCCCTGAAGAGCTATGAACAGAGACCGTGTGTATTGTTGTATTGTGTCTCATTAACCTTATTGCTATTTATTACTAACACTATCTCCGTTTAGTAATTTGTTATTGGGTCGTAACAGACTTGTTCCAATTTCTTGAGTACTCTATCTTACTATCTTATCAACACTACCTCCATGCATCTTGATATGCAGATGCAGCTGTAGATGGTGCGCCTGTTACGGTGGCGCTTGTCATCGATAACAATTACATATGTGATGGACCGAATTGGAAGGGGAGAATTTGTGTTTGAGAGCACTATCAGTAAAAACCTGTATGAATCGTTTTCTTTCCAAGAAATAAAACTGAACGGGCAAACAGTTAGAGATGTCGGATAGCTTCATACATAATAGATAAGCAATGGCCACCAGCATAATTATTTGTAACTTTGCAACTAAACAATCAAATGGCGTTGCACATGGAGAACAGTGTGTTCTCCGCTTCGTGGATATACATGGGTGGACAATATGTCTCATGGTGTAGCATAAATTAAACTAAGAAGGGGCATTCCGTTTTATGCCAGCAGAAGATACTTCTTATACAAACACTTCTATAGGTAGTACGGCCATGATAAGAGCTAAGTGCTCTAACCCTTTGGTTCTACCATCGTACCAACATCGTACCATATCATTTAAGTCCTTAAACAAGATAATGCTGATAAGATCAATATATTGGAAAGCCAATCAGAATTCTACTTCTTGCGCGACTCATAATTCCTTTAAAAAGTAATATCTATATTATACGGGTATGCTTTGTACAGCCTGAGGTCACAATTTGAAACAGGTTCTATTAATCCTAGAGGAGGTTCATCTGCTGTCTACATGCTGCTAGAGCATAAAGGGTTTAGGGTCAAGATATATGAGGTTCCATTTCTGCAATAGGATATTCGAATGGTCTAATGACAAATTCTGTGTATAAGCAAAGCAGGAAAATTTGAAGGGTTTGTGTCGGTAATGCTAACATCGATCaagtaccaggcgcctccagcTACATAAATAAGTGCCAGGTTCGCTTTTGTCAGTttggttgttgatttttgtttgtaagcATGCCAAATTATAGGAATTAGTCCAAACCGCTTGAAATTAAATGGAAATATATTAGTTACATATTATCTGTAAATAAGCTAATGCATCTCATGCGTCACAATTTTTTATATGCAACACCTACAGACGTCATGGTGGAGATCACGATCCTTATTGAACGTCACTTCACAATGTAATTGCTTTATTTCCAGCACGTCCATCAGCATTCAGAAAGACATACTTCCCCAAATCAGATAGCATAGATAGAGATAACAATCGCTCGATACACCCCTTTAGTGGCTTCATCTACAGTAAAACCGATCGgaataaaaagtaaaaatcCCACCTACTTACTGTTATCACGCGTTAAATGGCTCTTAATGTGTAAGTGAACCTGTATTTGCCATGGGCATGCTTCAACATCGTCacggtaaacaaaaacaaaatcaaaccatAAAAAGCTAATCCATTCTACTTCAACGAGCCGTGGCAAAAAATGTGAAGTGTGTACGCAGACGGGATTTTGCatcaaaaatatttccaagctaaaaataatcatcatcCTCCTCGCTGTCTGCTGGCTATCTCCTTACTAGGTTAAGGTCTGCACTGGCTGTTCTTCTATAATGCTCAAATCCGGAATTAAGTTTGTGGACCTTCAACCCAACACACTTATCAGAAGCTATTTCCCAGACAGCTGGAAGTAGGTAAATCTCACATATTATTCAAATGAATGAATTCCACCGTACATACCGGGTCTTTGTAGCCCTTAATACCATCTACTTCAACAGGTGCTGAAGCGTGAAAAGGCAAAATTAATGCaccaaaaaaaccaacaataaACCCTAGCCTTCATAAAGACATTGGTGAGCACTTGAAAATAACGCACACGACCACATACTGTTTGACGTACCTAGTGCCCCTTGATTCCAGCATGAAGTTTTCCCGCTAACCCTCGGGGATCGACGCGTGCACGTACGTACGGCCACTCAGCAGGTTCGACTGATGCCCCGCCTAATCTCTCACCAGCCGCGGCCAGTAGTAATTGCCACCGTTCAAGTGGCAGAAGGAAACCGAATTGCAAATCGCTTATCGCAAATACCATCGGCAAACAGTGTACTCCGCCACGGAAAGACCACCGGTGGGCCACTTTAAAGTGGGCCCCGATCGATTAGCCCTTCATTATAAAACGAATGTCCCGAACCGCCGGTACAACCAGTGTGCGCTTGACGGTCAATCCCGGTAGGTGTATCCGTtgcgggttttgttttccacgttCGAAAATGAGGTCTCAAACAGGAGTGCGGTACGTGCCAGTGTTGGTGACAGTTTTTCTAACCCTAATTGGGTGTATCGCAGTGAATGGAACCGCTCGCAGCCATTCGTACCGTGGGTGAgttgatgaatattttaaaccgAAAAGATGCATCGATCGCATAGAATCGATTGGAGGAGTTTGGCGCTAAGTACGACGCTTTGTTGTGGCTCGAAGTGTCGTTTACCTCCTGCGATCAGCGTCGCCTGATAAGGGAGTGATGGGTTCCACATTTAGCGTAAAATGGAACAGATCGTATGATAAGCAAGGGGCAACACCTTCTCCGCAGAGCCCTATCGGTGCACAACTCGCTAACAAAATGTTGCCAATAACATCCGCAGGTACAAGCTGTACTCCgtagaacaaaacaaccaacagCAGGTGGAACTCCTGCGTGATCTTCAACAATCCGTCGATGGTCTTGACTTCTGGAAGCTTGATCGGTTGGTGGGTTCGGATGCTCGAGTACTGGTACCGCCGTCACAGCTGCAATCGTTCCAGCTATTGCTCGACACCCAGCAGCTACGCCATCGTGAACTTATTCCCGATTTTGGAAGGTAGGAGCGTTGGAATTCTTCATACATCCTCCATTCTAATCACCATTGTTATCTCACACAGCGTGCAAGATGAGCATCTGTACGGCACAAAACGAACGCGCCCGTCGAAGAGTCTTCCTCTGACTAAATACCTCCGTTACAAAGAAATGGTCGACTACATCAACAACCTTGCGAGCAAATATTCGGACCTGATGACTGTGTCCGAGATTGGGAAGTCCCACGAAGGTCGTTCGATACCTTCCGTAACCATTCGCTCGCCTGGCAGTTACAATGCCCGGGCAGCGCGCAACAACTCTCAGCCCGTGGTTTTCGTCGATGCCGGTATTCATGCACGCGAATGGGCCGCCCCAGCCATGGCCATGTATCTGATCAGCGAGCTCGTTGAGAATGCCGCGCAGAACCAGGATCTGCTGGCGGGTCTCACGTGGATCATCGTGCCAATTGTCAATCCGGATGGGTACGAGTACAGTCACGAGCGGGAACGACTTTGGCGCAAAACGCGCCGACCGGCTGGAGGCAGCTGTTACGGTATCGACGGTAACCGTAACTACGACTTCCACTGGGCTGAGGTCGGCGCTTCCGATGCACCCTGTGCCGAAACGTACCACGGCGAACGGTCGTTCTCCGAGCCGGAAACCCGTGCCATCCGGGATGAACTGCTGCGGCTTAAGGGTCGCTGCAAGTTCTACCTTTCGCTGCACACGTACGGCGAGTATCTGCTGTATCCTTGGGGCTGGACGTCGGAACTGCCGGTTGGATGGGAAAAAATCGACGAAGTCGCACAGGTAGGAGCGCGCGCTATTGAAGATGCCACCGGTACGGTCTATACGGTCGGTAGCTCCACCAATGTGCTGTACGCGGCCGCAGGTGGAAGCGATGATTACGCGTTCGCCGTCGCGGATGTACCGATATCGATGACGATGGAACTACCGGGCGGTGGCTCGGCTGGCTTCAACCCACCACCGTCGCGCATCGAGGAGATCGTGAAGGAAACGTTCGTTGGCGTCCGGGCAATGGCGCTGGAGGTGGCGAAAAGCTATCACTGAACCCTCCTCCCCCCCGCGCGACGAGTCTCAGACGGTAAAGCAACAGCTAGAAAGGGAGTCGTATAACGTTAGCGATGTAGTAGTTGTAGCTTTATTATTTATCTGCCTCAAAATGAGTTCCGATCGTATGTATGTGTCTCTGTTAGCAGGACAATAAAATGATTAGTCAGTAAACTTGTGGCCCCCAATTCTAGCGTGATTTAGGAAGTaatcccagcgacatgctccATTTTCTCCGCCCAAGTTTGCAAAGAAACGGACGAAACGTGGTTGTTAAATCAATGTCAACCCACATTTATATGCCACCCTCGGGGTGGGAAGGCTAATCTTAATCACTGACAACTTCGTTCACTGAAAAACTTTCCCAAAGTGGAGcattattgtacaaaaaaaaacttctgcTATTTGCCTGTTTACTGCCCGAGTTAATCGATGCAATCGATTGAGTGAGCTGCCACGAGTCTTTGATTACTTCCCCAATTGCAAATGTGGCCGACTCGTCAATGAACCAGCGTTGCTTTCACTGCGATTCTTTCTTATTTGCTGCAATAGTAGTAGTACCTCCagcaaaacgcaccaaaagTCCTGGACTAGACCGATGCGAGTTACCGTACCGCAATGCTGTGAAGCACCAAACGGGGTGAACGGGGTTAGAAGAAAGCGAGACACATTACATCGATCGAACCAGCCGCCTACCAGAGGTGGTGGAATGTCGTGTTTCCCGACGGAACGAGCTACTTCATGCCTGGTTTCCCCATCCTGTTCCTTTTCgtattcatttccattttcattgaTAACTAAACGCTCCGCACCAGCCACTAACGACCATAGTGTAGGCCATAGGAACTGAGCCTGAATGGAAGGGTTCACCTCGTTTCGTGCTATTTACTTACTTTATCTGTTTGACAATGCTCGCAACACTGCTGCCGCCTAGCAGTGTGTAGTGTGGCGCGTGctactttttgtttgtgggTCTCACGCCGTGCTCGGATACTACATCTGCATGCAACCCCTTCGTCGGTGTTTTTTGGGGGAAGATGTAGGCGTAGTAAATGTGGAGAAAACGAGAACGGGGTGTTTCGTTCGTCGTACTCAAATTTGGAAACAGAGCGCCACATTCGTCGGACCTTCCGTAGCGTtagtggttgtttgttttctgtgcGTTAAGGACGTTGGAGTTGCTTGCGCTGGACGCAGTATTGTGAAACAGTAAAATTGTGTGCAAGAAATGCAAGTAAATAGTTTAAGTAAATACGCAATTTCGTCCGTAAGTGTAATGATCATAGAACACCTCAACCCAACACTGTAAACCCTGCTATCAAGGAATACTATCCTGGGGTACAACACCGCCTACTAAGAAAACGTGTCTAGAAGAGGTCCTCTAAACAGATCTCGAATATGCTACAAGATGTCTGATTCCGATTCGACGAAGCTTTTTCAAACCTATCAAAGTCACCAGGACATTAAGCAGTACCTGGAAAATCTAGTGCAACGTTATTCTAGCAAAATCGAAATCTTTTCCCGTGCTGAATCGTACGAGGGACGGGAAATACTCACCGTGCGCATCTGTACGGACGTCCGGCAGAAGCGCCCATTGTCGAACCGTTGGTGCATACTGATAGATGCCGGAATACATGCCCGTGAATGGGTCACCGTATCGGTCGCTCTGTTCATCGTGCAGCAGCTGTTGGAAAAGGACGAAATAAGCGCCAAAAGTTTCCGGAGTTTCGAGTGGATTATTCTACCACTGTTAAACCCGGACGGTTACGAGTACAGCCGTCAGCACGTAAGTACGCGATTGCTGGTTATGATTTATACGAACCGTCGGATTCTACGTTCCAcgcttggtaacacacttTCAGAATAAAATGTGGCGCAAAACGCGCAGACCACTCGGACCAAGGAACCATCGGAGCTGTGTCGGTGTTGATTGCAATCGAAACTTTAACGTTGCCTGGACCATCGGTAGTACCAGGATCTGTTCGCTGCTGTACCGTGGCGAGCGGCCGTTTTCTGAACAGGAAACGAAGAACGTGCGTGATCTTTTCCGCAAGCTACGGCCCACTTGCAAGTTCTACCTATCGCTACACTCTTACGCTAAAGCTATTCTTTACCCGCGTGCCTACTCGAGGTTAGTTGcggggatgggatgggatgcgAATAAAGTCGGTGTTTAGTGTAACGAAATGAACGGTTGCATGTTCGCAGAACACTTCCACGTAACTGGCAGATGCAGCATACGATCGCGGAGGCAGGTGTAGAGGCGATGAAGAAAGCGACCGGTGTACGGTACCGCTGTGGCAGTGCCTCGACCGTACTGAATCGACCGGTTGGCGGTTCCAGCATCGACTATGCGCACGACATCGAGAAGGTACCGGTGGCAATCGTTATGGAGGTCGCGTCGAAAGGTTTCCATCCGCCGGAGGCAAACATTCAACGAATTTGCGAAGAAAGCTGGATCGGGATCGGCGCGATGGTGAACTGTCTCGCTGCCAGCTTCCGGTCCGTGATGAAGGGTAGCGGTACGTTGCATCTGCGCTGAGATGGTGTTCATCCAACGAGAGTCCAACAGATCGGCTAAAGTACGATTacttgttttattataattcaTACGGTTATAATGTGTCAGAGCAGTGTACAATAATCCTCGACAATcgattatttaaattgaagtTTCAGTACAGGAGTTAcgcgtgaaaaaaaaacctatacCTGCAGAGCTGCAGATAAAAAGAAACTTTTTAGTACCAaccggaaaaaaaataataataaatttggcCTGTAAATTTATACGATCGCAACAAGATAACTTCATTTGGCCTCTCGTCTCTCTAAACCAGCACATTAACCCCATACTTGTGGCGTAATTTTTCGTAGTGTTTTTTGTcctgaaagaaagaaagaaacaatagGAGTATCATCAAACAAATGTTCCCAGAGTATCGGTGTCAATACCAAACGTACCTCCGCGTTCACCGACGGTTTTGTGTTTCGTATCGCCTGAGTGAAATGTTCGAAACGAACCACCATATTGTTCAGCTCTTCGTCAATCTGTTGGTGGCCACTTTCACCGACACGCTCCTCATCACCGCTAGCCACTATCGAGTCCTTTAGCGTCTGTAGCGAAGCCTGCCGCACAAGTCCGGCCAAATCGGCACCGGTATATCCTTCGGTTAGCTCGGCCACCTTCTCAAACTCCACATCATCGGCCAACGGTGGTTGGGAGCGGTTCTTTGTTAACGCGCGCAATATATCTACCCGATCATCCTGTGCTGGCAGTCCCACGTACAAGATCTTATCCAAACGCCCCGGACGCAGCACGGCCGGATCAACAATATCGGGTCGGTTGGTGGCCGCCATCAAAAACACACCCTTACGCTCTTCAATGCCGTCCATCTCTGTTAGCAGCTGGTTAACGACGCGCGAACCCGCACTACTTTCGGCCGTATCCGATCGTTTTGGGCAGAGCGAGTCGAATTCATCAAAGAATATGACGCATGGTGCGGAATTTCGTGCACGCTGGAAACATTGCCGTACGGCACGTTCCGATTCACCGACGTACTGTaaaaggaaagagaaaagCAAATACAAATCTGTTATAAAAATTCATTACGTTGTCTAAAAGGCACACCACTTACCATGTTCAACAGTTCCGGTCCCTTGACTGATATGAAGTTTATTCCAGCCTCATTGGCGACCGCTTTGGCAAGTAAAGTTTTACCACATCCCGGAGGTCCGCAGAGCAACACACCGGAAGGAGCGTTCAGACCAAGCAGTTTCAAACGCTGCGGGAACTTGACCGGTGCCAGTATCGCTAGCTTGAGCTCCTCCCGAATATCACCCAGTGAACCGATATCGTTCCACGTTACGTCTGGTACGGTGATAAATCCTTCACGCTTCGCCGATGGTTGAACGGTTTTCAATGATTCCATAAAGTCGTCCCGCTCGATACATAGTCCCTCCAGATCCGCCGCTGGCAGAGCATTCTGTTGATTGAGCAGTAATTGCAGCATCTGCTCGAGTGTGAGTTCTTGCTGTCTGTCGACTTTTGGCTGAATAACACTGTCCGCTTCCATAGTCGATTCTACCACTGCTGGTTGCACGGTGGGTTCCTCGACTGATGCGCTTTGATTATCACTCGTTTTCTCTTCCATTTGATGGTCTTCCTGTTCAACGGTCTCCACATTTTCACCTTCTTTAACAGTGGCTTCAGTAGAAACTGTAGGTATTTGTTCCGCATCCATCTTTTCAGCATTCGTCTCACTGGTAGATTCCTTCTCTTGAGTCACCTCGGGCTGTTGAACAACCGCTGTCGGTTCAGTAATTTGTGTCGAATCAGCAGCCGCAACACCCTGCTCGGTTTCGGTCTTTGAATCCTCACTGGTACTTTCGATGGCCTTAGGAAcatccatcttgtccgtttcTTCGGATGGTTTGATTTCCGCTTCTTTTGGATCATCTTTTTCATCGTCCAAATTTACCACCTCATCCGGTTCATCGTCTATGGCCACAACGTCCTCATCCGTGCTTTCTGCTGTTACATTCTccaacattttccattcctgCTTGGTAAAAAGCCTACAAgggaaacaagaaaacaaatattattaacCTTCTCTTTACGTTTAAAATTCTTATCAATCATACCGCTTGATGGC
Protein-coding sequences here:
- the LOC128303059 gene encoding uncharacterized protein LOC128303059, producing MKLLTLVVLLFSASIVCRAEYQKFDNYKLYTLYVEDDEQAEELHDWYANGQLDFWSYGTLNESVTVMINPELQTYFETMLDEVELESELVEENVQSLLEHEQEQRNLHNLGKRRRPQKVPQTPTDTDADIEEDAIDFEHFWTLDEIYSYMDRLEKTYPNLVRVMTIGQTYENRSIQAMTISRDGQINHTRPVVLVDAGIHAREWASHMSAVYLIHQLVENAEEHDSLLYFTDWIIVPVMNPDGYVYSYETNRLWRKNRNADNILCEGTDINRNFPYRWSYTSHSCTDGFAGKTPGSEIETQALMLLISQFARSIKMYLSVHSCGDYILYPNGYAYKPVPNAADLYALGLQAAEAVQKVGGPEYLVGQASGMLYLATGSDDFIYGAYGVEYAYTLELSCGNRGYGFIIETDQIQTIAAETFEMFKVFGQHAGSQKISKMKPLAVVTACLLALAFAKAGSYHEFEVYNVRPETQEQLTVLLKWRNAEQDVDFWDTPKVGRNARVMVTRQDHKRVEEFLEQHDIEYDLVAEDVQELLNREQRRNVEHNRRLKRDSNSRATINFEHFWTLDEIYDYLDELAAAYDGLVRVSEIGRTYEDRPIKAITISTRGTIDQTRPIVFMDGGIHAREWAGVMSVMYMIHEYVEHSEEYANQLSNADYVIVPVANPDGYVYTHVQNRLWRKNRSQANVLCYGVDLNRNFPFMWDRTTTECTNNFAGHTASSENETKAIIALMDQYKAAIRMYLAVHTYGEMILWPWGYDFLHAPNAAELQRLGEQARDALVAAGGPEYEVGNSADILYTATGATDDYAYNLGVPFAYTIELTGGGSQGFDLPATDLARVTAQTFELLKVFGQHAGTLSLTL
- the LOC128303410 gene encoding carboxypeptidase B-like codes for the protein MKCYCAVVVLLALAVFGQNSFAEQVSYRDYKVFSINVDSVEKHTILKQWQDIKGVDFWDRAGYRVMVHPSLQEAFERFLSVHRFSYERIIEDVEATIEAERKYDQEYRRRKAASGRATVDFEHFWTNAEINAYLDELAQTYPNLVTVETIGTTHLGRPIKSITISTNNGVAGSKPVVFIDGGIHAREWAAIMSVVYLIHELVEHSGSYADMLNKDYVIIPVANPDGYEFSHTDNRMWRKNRFPATILCTGIDLNRNWDYEWVFSSNACSDSYAGESAFSELETQALNRVMQRYGSNIALYLAVHTYGDMILYPYGYAWPFIPVTNQAAHIALGEQARDAVTAVGGPRYVVGNSAEILYTANGCSDDYAAGAIGARFAYTLELTGGGSQGFDLPASQISAVATQTFQIFRTMVNNA
- the LOC128300935 gene encoding carboxypeptidase B-like, translating into MSRTAGTTSVRLTVNPGRCIRCGFCFPRSKMRSQTGVRYVPVLVTVFLTLIGCIAVNGTARSHSYRGYKLYSVEQNNQQQVELLRDLQQSVDGLDFWKLDRLVGSDARVLVPPSQLQSFQLLLDTQQLRHRELIPDFGSVQDEHLYGTKRTRPSKSLPLTKYLRYKEMVDYINNLASKYSDLMTVSEIGKSHEGRSIPSVTIRSPGSYNARAARNNSQPVVFVDAGIHAREWAAPAMAMYLISELVENAAQNQDLLAGLTWIIVPIVNPDGYEYSHERERLWRKTRRPAGGSCYGIDGNRNYDFHWAEVGASDAPCAETYHGERSFSEPETRAIRDELLRLKGRCKFYLSLHTYGEYLLYPWGWTSELPVGWEKIDEVAQVGARAIEDATGTVYTVGSSTNVLYAAAGGSDDYAFAVADVPISMTMELPGGGSAGFNPPPSRIEEIVKETFVGVRAMALEVAKSYH
- the LOC128303060 gene encoding carboxypeptidase B-like, which encodes MSDSDSTKLFQTYQSHQDIKQYLENLVQRYSSKIEIFSRAESYEGREILTVRICTDVRQKRPLSNRWCILIDAGIHAREWVTVSVALFIVQQLLEKDEISAKSFRSFEWIILPLLNPDGYEYSRQHNKMWRKTRRPLGPRNHRSCVGVDCNRNFNVAWTIGSTRICSLLYRGERPFSEQETKNVRDLFRKLRPTCKFYLSLHSYAKAILYPRAYSRTLPRNWQMQHTIAEAGVEAMKKATGVRYRCGSASTVLNRPVGGSSIDYAHDIEKVPVAIVMEVASKGFHPPEANIQRICEESWIGIGAMVNCLAASFRSVMKGSGTLHLR